In Trichoplusia ni isolate ovarian cell line Hi5 chromosome 7, tn1, whole genome shotgun sequence, a single genomic region encodes these proteins:
- the LOC113496018 gene encoding uncharacterized protein LOC113496018, producing MDLTCSGCESEICSTDQYMKCSSCKKYYDLVCLNIPVQSFKNYKPEHKESWNCPSCLCSLPKSDNSRFSVGIASQPPIKTMLSNNCENVNMKRGSRVKTTEQESTTTDTSLLLSEIRLLRQEVSDLKQQNTDIGLKLSNFSDALNQKLEDFEKKMCAKDEEIILLKSSILQLEHKLNLSEQETMKTELEIIGIPEENNENLCHITMLTANKIGVQLNDLDIDEVYRIGQKRTNPADKPRPIVLRLTRRAKRIDVLKAAKERRPLTSDDIVKGTSSKIYINERLTKTNRTLFREVRLRAEIYKFRFCWVRNGTIYVRKAEKQASIPIRTPIDLDEKVGPPQTAEASAV from the coding sequence ATGGATTTGACTTGCAGTGGATGTGAATCTGAAATTTGCTCTACCGACCAATACATGAAGTGTTCGAGTTGTAAAAAGTACTATGATCTTGTCTGCCTCAACATTCCAgtacaaagttttaaaaattacaagcCAGAACACAAAGAAAGCTGGAACTGTCCAAGTTGTCTGTGCTCGCTACCCAAAAGCGACAACTCACGTTTCTCAGTAGGAATTGCTAGCCAGCCACCTATTAAGACCATGCTAAGCAACAATTGCGAAAACGTAAACATGAAACGTGGTAGTCGAGTAAAAACTACAGAACAAGAATCCACTACCACAGACACTTCTCTTCTTTTATCGGAAATACGGCTACTACGACAAGAGGTCAGTGACCTTAAACAGCAAAACACTGACATTGGATTGAAGTTGTCCAATTTCTCTGATGCACTAAACCAGAAGCTTGAagattttgagaaaaaaatgtgtGCGAAGGACGAAGaaattattttgctaaaaaGTTCAATATTGCAACTAGAACATAAACTAAATCTTTCAGAGCAAGAAACCATGAAAACGGAGCTCGAAATTATTGGAATCCCAgaagaaaacaatgaaaaccTTTGTCACATCACTATGTTAACTGCAAATAAAATCGGCGTGCAACTAAATGATCTGGACATAGACGAAGTCTATCGCATAGGCCAAAAACGCACTAATCCAGCGGACAAACCAAGGCCCATTGTCCTAAGGCTCACGCGCCGTGCCAAACGTATTGATGTTTTAAAAGCTGCCAAAGAGAGACGTCCGCTTACCTCGGACGACATTGTTAAAGGAACATCCTCTAAGATATACATTAACGAACGGCTGACAAAGACTAACAGGACATTATTTCGTGAAGTACGGTTGCGAGCAGAGATTTATAAGTTTCGCTTCTGCTGGGTACGAAACGGAACTATTTACGTACGCAAAGCGGAGAAGCAGGCATCTATCCCCATCCGGACACCGATTGATCTGGATGAAAAAGTCGGCCCCCCTCAAACTGCGGAAGCCTCTGCGGTCTAG